A window from Trinickia violacea encodes these proteins:
- a CDS encoding LysR family transcriptional regulator: protein MKNGASGSIDLLRALKTFTATVESENFSAAGRQLGVTPGAVSKQIGLLEASLGCRLFQRTTRHLSVTEEGRRLYMMVQQPAQQIEDALATLSADETQVGGLVKVSLPLAFSRVALLPVLNTFRERYPHVTLDLRFENRHVDLVSEGFDCAIGKLHDTDSSVVARTLAPLTLVLCAAPAYLKRNGEPQSVDDLERHELIAFRSPSSGRIQPWKLRSKNKEAIVQPRSHLIVTDTEALTELAVAGCGIVLLGLHHAAPLIAAGKLKCVLPKFNDKRSDICIYYAARKHLPPRVAAFVQFVVEEVRQSDVLKRATRALV, encoded by the coding sequence ATGAAAAACGGCGCAAGCGGCTCGATCGATCTTTTGAGGGCGTTGAAGACCTTCACCGCCACCGTCGAGTCGGAGAATTTTTCCGCGGCGGGCCGCCAGCTCGGCGTGACGCCCGGCGCCGTGAGCAAACAAATCGGCCTGCTCGAAGCATCGCTCGGTTGCCGCTTGTTTCAACGCACGACGCGGCATCTCTCCGTCACCGAGGAAGGCCGGCGTCTCTACATGATGGTGCAGCAACCGGCGCAACAGATCGAAGACGCGCTTGCCACGCTGTCCGCCGACGAGACGCAGGTCGGCGGCCTCGTGAAAGTCTCGTTGCCGCTTGCGTTCAGCCGCGTCGCCCTCTTGCCGGTGTTGAACACGTTTCGCGAGCGCTATCCGCACGTCACGCTCGATCTGCGATTCGAAAACCGCCACGTCGATCTCGTTTCCGAAGGGTTCGACTGCGCGATCGGCAAGCTGCACGATACCGATTCAAGCGTGGTCGCCCGCACGCTCGCGCCGTTGACGTTAGTGCTATGCGCGGCGCCCGCTTATTTGAAGCGCAACGGCGAACCGCAATCCGTCGACGACCTGGAACGCCATGAGCTCATCGCGTTCCGCTCTCCCAGTTCGGGAAGAATTCAGCCCTGGAAACTGCGCTCGAAAAACAAGGAAGCGATCGTTCAGCCCCGCTCCCATTTGATCGTCACCGACACCGAAGCCTTGACGGAGCTCGCCGTCGCCGGGTGCGGCATCGTCCTGCTCGGCCTGCATCATGCGGCGCCGCTCATTGCGGCGGGCAAGCTCAAGTGCGTGCTGCCCAAGTTCAACGACAAACGCAGCGACATTTGCATCTACTACGCGGCGCGCAAGCACCTGCCCCCGCGCGTGGCGGCCTTTGTCCAGTTCGTCGTCGAAGAGGTCAGGCAGAGCGACGTGCTCAAGCGCGCGACCAGGGCGCTCGTTTAG